In Citrus sinensis cultivar Valencia sweet orange chromosome 3, DVS_A1.0, whole genome shotgun sequence, the sequence TTCAGATTTTATAGGTTAACCCAAACTAAACCAAATGCCACCcctaattttactattatattttgttaagggCGACCATAAAATCCGAATAAAATTCCTCAAACCTTAATTATCATGATACTtcaatcttttaatattttgatgctgaaattttattttggaagtTGAGTAAgatgtaaagaaaaaaaattgtagttgTATGATCTCATTTGGTTCTTAACAATTTTCacttttataacttaaaaaaaaaattgttctctTTTGCCTTCAAGAATAACTACTTTCATGTATAACAACGTGATGGTGAATTGGTGATGAAGCAACGAAGCATTGAATTGAAGATTTTGAAGCATCTAAGAGCTAGCTCAAAATGAGCTCTCAACTTTTCTATTACAACTATATCTTTTTCACCAAATTTGTGCAAGTGGCAGAAATTTAGCAAATTTGATGTTTTTGATTGCCTTGGATAGATAGAGAACAACAACAGgaactcttgggatgatgagatCGTGAACAGTTTAACAAACTTGGTGAGGCTCAACTTGTCTTCACGCCTTTACTAAATTTAGCtagaattcatttttgatACTATAATTAGTTTAATACAAGAATTATCTGTTGACAGCCCAAGGGCTTGATGACGATACCATTCTGTggtcccttttttttttttcttataaattgaGGATACCTCTATCAATAAATTGAGTGCATACAATAAATTAGAGCTTAAAATTAGTTatcttctttaaattattttatatcatcCTCCACTAATTTGGTTGGCTTCATCGACCGTTACAACAATAGCCATATTAAAATAGACTTTTAAGGCTTGAAAATTagcatttttaagattttgagATTCCAAATCTAACAGATATCACATCATTGTACATACAAGCCATAAAAAATTGTCACAATCATTGTAAATCTAGATTTTGGTGGAGAAAAACCACCATATATCTAAAACTTGTGATAAAATCTACATACCCATACAATAGacacaacaaattaatattaatatgctCTAATGGTGTGGTCAAATggtttcaagtaattttatttaactaactattttctttttttaaaatataaattaatatctctATGATTAGGATATGGTCTAAATAGGTTAATGGTCTATATgtatctttttcttcaatcttttttattgaccatgctattttgatgatatacaataatattgaatgaataaataaacaaaagaccCTATCCCTCCAAATGCTTCCAAAATATCCATAGAAAATAGCATATGCCACCAACGTGCCCATCGGAATActacttgaaattaaattcagaTTGAGTCCAGTAATATCAAAAAGTTAATGAATTTGGCCGTGCAGGCAccatatattctttttatttatataaattcatGCACGAACATTGCTTTTGAGCAATGTTTCTAGACTTTGATTGGCTCATAAGGGCCATGTGAATGTCCACGTGCATACATTTTGTCACTTAACCATAAAAGAGAGGACAAGAAAACTAAGGCCTCCAATCGGACCATTCCTGTGGGACAAGCAGTTTAATTCTGGTGCATACATTGTATAGTATTACCATAATATGAGTGCTAAAAAATATAACCTCTTACACCACACCATGTGTctgattaatattattaacttgTCTAATGGAAATAGATTATATTGATCCCAGATTAACGATAAATACATATATGGCTTATATTGATAACAAATTAGAGATCAATAATCACACAATAATCTATCCAAAAATCGTGAATATAATTAACGATCAAacccaaaaatattaatagtacGCATTACATGATTACTAAGTAAATTACGTGCTGAAAATTCAGATAAGacgaaaataattattggatCTAATGgtataaaatcaaacaaataaaatggatgGCGGAGATTGAGATCTAAAAGGAAATCTCCTGTCAATTTCACATTTCTCGTCTATAAATAGAAGCCAAAATGATCAAAAAAggattttttaaactaaattcTCAAAAAGTCAAGAGAAATTTAGAAtccaaatctaaaaattctcTAAAcacaaatactaataaaagTATCTTTTACGGATAACGAATCGAGATTGAGCttactaattaaatagatataattttCTGCTTCTTCTCTAGTCATCTATATCTGAATAATTGAACGCCTTTGAACCTTCACATGATATTACTCTTTTAACTATAATAcctaaattgattttatgattttttaagttCATGATTTTGGCTTTGCAATAGTATTTAAAGTTCTAACATTATCTCTGAAGGGACAGTTTTGATGGGTTGACCTTGACCGTTTctaatgaaaaacaaatgggaatcaatttctctttacaacaattttagatcggaaaaaaaaaaatctttgatttGTGCTACATATGATGGGTATCCTCATTTGAATCATCATGTATAATATTCtctttttgaaaaaggaaagaaaatcatcatcttcatgaagaaaaaacaaaaaattgttaCTTTAATCATGCCATGAGACAAACCGAAAGGCATATTTGTCATGCCATGCAAATACCGACCTAATTTTTCCTATAGAAAACCTATATAGCTCTTTAAGGGATACCATAACCTAAAGTAAACTAAATGATTCATTTTGCGACTCATCAACAATTACATAGCTACGATccgtctttttcttttagaaaaaaatattacagtaGTTTTCAGCTCACTTTAATCCGAATTATAAATTCAATCTAACTAAAATTTGTGGCTCCCTCACTGCTCAAATTGGTATGAAGTTTAAACAATGGGCAAGTaggctatatatatatacacacacacacacacacacttgaATGAGTGCTGACTTATGACCGGAACTTTATATGTCATTTTGTGCCCCAATACCATGAacccataaataaaattgacattGTTTATGTCATCCGtttgataaaaatgtttgGATGCTACTAAAATTAGACCCCACACTTTCTAGCACCGGAAAACAGAGACTTTGCACCCACCCTTCCTAACCCTTAAGTAGTAAGTACCATTCTTCTCAATCCTGAGTGGAAATCAAGTCTCCCATCTCTCTCTAGTCtcatttctacttcaaaattataactttcccaagaaaattttacaatgaagAAGATCAATTTGTTATTGAGAAAATGCAAGAGCTTGTCAAGGCAACTAGGACGATCATCTTCATATAGCAGCCTCAGGTCCAAATCAACAAGGGATGAAATATGGGGTGATCAGCAAATTATGAAGCATGCTGGGGATGAAAATTATGCAACAATTTTTGTTGGTAGCAGAAGAAAACGTTATGTTATCAATTCCAAGTACTTGAACCACCCTCTATTGAATGCTcttattgaaaaatcaaaGCAAAAGCATGGAGGAGAGTTTATTTTGGTTAAGTGTGAAGTTGTTCTCTTTGATCATCTCTTGTGGATGCTTGAAAATGCAGATCCAAATCTCATTTTGGATTCATTGGAGGAACTTGCTGATCTTTATGccttatgatgatgatgatcatgaGGGATTAATCTTCATGTCACGTGAATCGCCGGCCGTTTGATCTTGTTCAAGAACTAGATCATTCATATGTGCTAGTAaggttattatttttcatgtaatGGTTTAGTTCTTCCATTGCGCATTCTTATTATTGctgaatataatatatataatttttctttttaactcaTTGGCTTCTTATGATCAAGTGCCTATTTTATGTGATTTGggttgtttaattaattcatcaatTAATGATCATCCTTGACAATAAAATGTTCCCCGAGTcttataatttgttttcatGTAAAgcattcaaattttgattaatcATGACTCATGACTGTCAACAATAATGgaattgttttctttctgatccaatttatttattatctttaaaattGGTGGATATTAGAGTTTGTGAGTCACAAGATGAGCAGAGGTACTTGATCCTCCTAATCtcattgtaataataattatgctttatttcttgattttatcaaattaaacctCAGATCTCTTGTATAATGATAGTTAgttattttaccaaataaaatagGTGATTCATTTATATATCTTTGTAGACTACGGTCATGGTTTACCAAGTTGGGTTGAcaaattgttgaaaataattttatgaagcAATGCATCACATTagactttaaaatttatttcaacaattaaattattattttgtttgttagttTTATTATCATCTCTAGTGCCCAAGTGCGGCTAAACTTGCCTTGGCTCCTCGCATCTCATGGGTATAGTTTAATATATGTGTActgatttttgttgttttacaaaacaaaggaaacaaaaatgtttttcaaaaactgGTGCCGATCTTGATGATATTCTTCTTCACACTAATCCCCATCCCCTGTTTCTAATCGAACTCAGATGACCACGAGCACAAAGTCCTTTCAAACAACTAAGCTACGCCCAAGGCCAAATTAGCTTAAAGTTTAATGAATAAcgattattaaaagaaatactgAAAATCCAAGACATATTGACCAGATTTTGAGTGCTTTcacttaattttgaaaacataaattaaaagttttgagaacTGCTGGGCAACCATTAGTTTAAGATTTTGGGTTTAACATTTCTGCAACAGCATTGCATAGAACCGGCAAGTCATTGTCAAAGATAAGAGGCAATGTTTCTTTTGAGCATTCAAACATCCAGCATATAGCTTAACAGCCGAagagacaaaaagaaaatgctcaCTGCATACAGTAACTATAACTAAGCAAAACgacaaacaaaattacaaagtcAACACCCAGATATTGTAGCCGCAGCCCGCAGTTACCTACTCTCAACATAACACCTTCCTGATGCAAAACAAGTCAGCCACCCAGCTCGGATCGCAGATATAAGTTACTTCGATTCTTCCTTGCTGGTTGAAGCATCCGAACGCCTCCTCTTGGCTTCGTTGTCACCCAATTGCAAGGAGAAACAAATATCTTCATCACACCCATTCCATAATGAAGCCAGATTCTCTGAGCTGGCCTTATCTGATGGATTGTTTTGATGTAACGGTGAATGTCCGGTGAAGCTTGGAATAAACTGAAGCTCAACACTGGGACCAGCCTTGACACCGTCTTCCAGATGAAACTCGGTTTCCATTAGCGATGGATTGGTTTCTGGGCTGTGATGTTCGACTTCCACTGGGATATGTTGTATCTGAAGACCCAGAGGCTCAAATTTGTCTTCAGCTTTGTCCTTCAAGTGCATTCCATCAGGAGGTGAGGAATCCCCAACAGTGGAGCCGATTGCTGTCGCTGAGGCTGCCCTTTGTTCTTGCACTGCCActgataataacaaaaatacacaaacatGATGTATCAGAATCTTCCTAATATCTCAGTTCACCAGTCAATTCATGCGCATTCATCTTTGAATCTTCTAGACTTATGGTAAGACTACTATGTCTCTACATCTTAACCCGTGCTTATCATGTTGAATCAGTTTCTTTTCCTCAAATGAGAATTAAATTCAACCCACCCACACACGCAGAAAGGACACATGCGCAAAGGGACATTTTAGAAGCACAAACCTTTAAGCCCTTCATCAGTTGTGATGAGATCAAGTTCAAGGAGGTTGAGTAGGCGTCCAAGATCAACCCCACTAGTCCAATTCTCTGGAGGCTGcccaatttttaatttaagtcgGCCACGGTTAGCAGTCCCACCCCAAATGATCCCTATTGGACGTGGTTTCTCACCATTCTCACCCTTCATTAAAATAAGGCTTCCACTGTCACCTTCAAGGTCAAAAGTCTGTTGGTTCTCACCGACAACAAGAAAATCAGTTAAGAAGCATATGCCTTTCTCATCATTGTACTCAAGGGCATAGGCCAACACAGTTCCTGTTGTAAGGCCAGAACTTCTTCCAACCTTTACTACTTGCTTACCAATGAGGCTACTTATTGGAGACTGCAAGTCTACAATCTTGACATCACCAATCTCTCCGAGGCCTTTCACAGATGTAGTAACAGTGGACATATCAAAATCATCAGCAAAAGGGATGAAGGCCCCATCTGCTCTCACAAATGTCTCTGTGGAGGCAGCAAATCACAGCAAGTATTATGAAAACGTCAGTGTAAAACTGTAAAAGTGGCCAATATTATTTGACCACCCTAAACAgcataaaagataaaaaggagTTGGGGAGTGAAATgggaaacaaataaataaataaataacaatgaaGCTTCTGATATCTAGCTTGTAAATACATTAAGCCAACATAAACTAGCAAAACACTTCATCTTTAAAATTTGGAGAAGCatctttaaaatttgaagaagtgCCTACTTGGTCAAACTGTCTTAACCGATGACCAAATGGAAACAAGATGAAATCCTATTATGTGGACTGATCCAACTGCAACTAAACACTGTTTGTTTCACAAGCATATTGCCACCATTGCGCAATTATAAAAAGTATGGAGAAAACAAGGCCTTTCGAACAGTATTGTTCTCATATGGCTAGatagattttcattttattttatttttggagcTGTTCCTCTTGTGATTGTAAATTCTGACTGTTCTTGGATTAATGGACAGCTTGTTTATCTTCAATTCCATAATACAACCTTCCCatgcttttatttaaaaatgaagaGATTTATGGTGATGCTGGGTTATTTAAATGGCTCAATTGAGTAGATAAGTCAGTCAAGGAAAATGGTATACTGAAAACTTCTTTCAGATTTGTTCTATGAGTGTTTCTATGCATCCTATTGAAGTCTTTGAAACTCTACTTTAAACCCTTTCGGTTATGGTTTTCTCAATTTATTTGAGTAAAATTTCATTGATAGAACAATTGAGAGCTGAAGTTTGGCTATTGCAGCTCAATAAAGAGAAGCATTCAAGTTTATCTCCAGAAGTTAACTGCAGATTACTGGCACAAACATTTTAAACCTCTTACCTGCATTTATTCCAGCAAAAATGCCGTACCAAAGGTCGTCTGTGATGAAAGAAGTTGCTCTCTCCACTGCACCAAGATATACCCCAGGTCCTAGTGTTGGAGGCAAAGGATGAAACATTTTCTGATTTGGGTAATCTAAGTCAACGGCAACATGCCGATTTGTGAGAAAACCAACTTGTCGACTACCAGTTTGGCTCTTGACAATAGCGCCTAGGGTTCCATATGTCTCCTGGCTTGCTACCTGAGCACAAGCAAAATGTATGGTATTATTAACCAACATCATACCAAATCAGAACCATAGGTATCACTtaaatcagaaaaattaaagaaattaaagatgaaTAATGCAGAGgatattgaagaaaaagaacaacagTGAAGCATCCAAATAATGGTAGATCAGACCATTGATTAACCAATGCGaacaagaaattatttgaaaaactcTAATGAGCAAtactcaaaagtcaaaattagTGATTTTAAGCAGTGCTCATTGTTTGAAGGCACGGAAAACCCTCCATAGGGTCTGCCCTGATGCCTCTagttatatgaaaattttatggcTCATAATTTTGTTGCAAGATACAGACTTCATTGCGTAGTTGTCTGATTACCACAATTTTGCTCCCAACCAACAAATTGGCCATTTTTAGTACCTTTATGCCAGAAAGAACAAAAGCAACTGTAAATTCTCATGTGAGAATGGTACTTAAAAGCCAACCCTAATAAGAACAAATGAAGCATATGTCAAAGTTTGTCTGAAAGTTGGAGGAACATAAAACTTGAATTAAGGTCAAAGCTGCGTCAGTGCCCATACTGGACTTGTTGAAATAGTTATTGCATGTCTGCAATTCATGGGAAACAATGGAAATCATTTACAGAGAGAGACCCTGCAGTCATTACTGATATATGATCAAGAATTTAAATCTAGAAGGGAACTTCAGAATACCTGAGAACCTGAACCAATAGATGGATCACCCCCACGCAAATCATCAACAATCTGAGTGTATAACTGTTCTTTTGGAGTTGGTTCAGGTGCACCAAAATACGAGAACTCTACCACATCTACATCACACCACACACCACCTGGTCCCTGATTAAAGAAATCAAGATATAAGCTtttctggaaataaaatataagtgaCATAAGATATAAGCTTTAAGGGATAAAATCTAAGTGATATAAGCTGGGTATGGTGAAGAATCCCAGCCTCCCAATACGGACATCCTTTCCTGACCTCTAGGGCTGTGGGCAGACACTGGATGGGGCTGAGCCATTGCTTGTGAACTTTCCTGGAAACAAAAACCAGAATAGCTGGTATATCAGTTAACACACCACGTTTAATACGAAACCCTATTGCTGTTCCAAGACTATAACATCGCAAGATTTTGCTATGAAATGCTCGTATTGTCATGAGCTCTAGCAGCGTGGTTGCTTGCTGCCCTTTAGGCAATTGACCAAGAGTTTCAGGTAACACCCCTTTCTGTAGATTAGCAAAATAATTAGCCCTCTCTTCTGCTGCATCACTTAGACGACTAGAGGTTGGCCATGAGAAGTAAGCAGCATTGCTCTCGCAGTGCTGTCCAGCTGAAGCAAAAGGTTGAAGTGTTGGTGGACTTAAAGAAGGCAGATTAGGATGACTGCAACAGTTTCTTTCAAAGTCCAAAGCTGATTCTTCTGATGGCGTTGAACCAGAGCAACGAGCCCTTATATTCAGTCTTGACCTATCCATCTAGCAGACTACCTATGAGATAgaccaaaaaaacaaattaggaaatattacacaattaaaaatgaaaaaaaaagggattcAGAAAATGCAATAGCAATGCAAGAAAgacaaaagcaaaaagcaCAAGAATGATTGCAAAAAGGCCAAAAGCTAAAACAGAAGAAAACGAGAAATGATAAAGAAGTGAACATAAGTGTCTTCCTCAAACTTATATGTCAAAATCTGTTGGAAAGATTCTAGCTTTCTGCTTTACATACAAGGCCAAATTTTAGTTGACAAAAGTCATGAGAAGGATCTGGACATGAAGACAGACACACGTGGATGTTCATTTTATTAGATCATAATTTAACAGAAACAATGAGAGATTTTCAGTAAGCAAGACCTTGAGTCCTATATGCTTTGATAACATGTTAAACAACTAACTCCAGAGAAACTTAACCTACGTCTGGCACTTAATAGGAAAACACTATACAAACAAACTTTAACaaacaacacaaaaataagcaaaattttATACTTCACTCTAAAAGAGGTTGAAggaaggggaaaaaataattttgttttttaaaagaagCTGAAACTTACTCCCACCTGATGCTGAAAGGTAAAGTTACATATctgtaaatgatttttttttttttttggttaaattgaGAATCTATCTCCAAGATATTCAAGATTAAACAAAGTGGCTTCCATTTATTGAAACAGAGTATCAAAAGAACCAATCGAGTAAATAAACAGATAACAAGAACTCAGGAAGCacggtaaaaaaatttatataaaaaaaaatgcaaattaaCAACTACCCAGAACAACAAGCTCCAAGAAGAATCAAACCCAGAAAGCAAAATACATGCTTGAGTAGATTTGCACTAACACTATCAATTCATGCaccaaaaaaatacacaacaaatcaaacacaaaaagtgaagaaaaagaataagaagacTCACTGATAATCAGACGACAAAAAGTTGGTAAAGCAGAAGagtaatgaaatgaaaatggaaCCCCGATATTGGCCCAATTTGAGAAGAGTAATAAAAACACGTCAATAATTGGAGCAACAGACTGTTGTAAAGTTGCAGAGAATGTCAGGTTTGCATTATATGCAATTGGCTTTGGCTGGACAAAGACCATGAACAGCCAAAGCTAGTTGAAGAGTTATAACATCGTAATATGGTAAAGTGGTCTCATTTTTTGCATAATTTAATGTTGTCTAATAGTTTAAGAAGAATGCGTGTAGTGGGAAATTTCTACTGTGTGGGAGAGTTCGTTTTTAGAACTGTGAGGTTCCGACTTGGGTACCGTCCAAGGTCCAATTGGAtgtttttaatgtaattttcactCTTGTAGACCATGTGATTTGGAGACAAACTATCATATATGATACTCGCCTACAAATTAACTATCATATATAATTACTATATTAACCTTCAAACTTTAAATTGTCATTGATAGTAATTCTCATGATGAGTGTTTTTGtaatatctatttttattagggTTGGGGGCTATTTGATCCCACTAATTTCCtctctacaattttttttagttaaaaattttgttatataaataacttttgaaaaaattacttaattaaccctttcttctccttctcttctcaattttataaatttttatcaattcatttagatatattattttagctGCAAATAAGTGGTATCTCCAAATAAGAGGAACAAAacttaacatttaaaaatgaatatcaacAATTTATTATCAACCATGAACGTAAATGAAtatcaagagattaattttcacaaatacaaaatctaatgaatatcaagaaaaaaaaattcttatatatagaaaacagaaaatataaatcatgataagctaaaaaaggtaaaaaaattttaaaaaagagagaaattgagTGTTTAGTTTACAAAATGTGAGAGTAGAGTGAGAATATGCAATTATAAGGTaaagagag encodes:
- the LOC102612774 gene encoding protein NARROW LEAF 1, encoding MDRSRLNIRARCSGSTPSEESALDFERNCCSHPNLPSLSPPTLQPFASAGQHCESNAAYFSWPTSSRLSDAAEERANYFANLQKGVLPETLGQLPKGQQATTLLELMTIRAFHSKILRCYSLGTAIGFRIKRGVLTDIPAILVFVSRKVHKQWLSPIQCLPTALEGPGGVWCDVDVVEFSYFGAPEPTPKEQLYTQIVDDLRGGDPSIGSGSQVASQETYGTLGAIVKSQTGSRQVGFLTNRHVAVDLDYPNQKMFHPLPPTLGPGVYLGAVERATSFITDDLWYGIFAGINAETFVRADGAFIPFADDFDMSTVTTSVKGLGEIGDVKIVDLQSPISSLIGKQVVKVGRSSGLTTGTVLAYALEYNDEKGICFLTDFLVVGENQQTFDLEGDSGSLILMKGENGEKPRPIGIIWGGTANRGRLKLKIGQPPENWTSGVDLGRLLNLLELDLITTDEGLKVAVQEQRAASATAIGSTVGDSSPPDGMHLKDKAEDKFEPLGLQIQHIPVEVEHHSPETNPSLMETEFHLEDGVKAGPSVELQFIPSFTGHSPLHQNNPSDKASSENLASLWNGCDEDICFSLQLGDNEAKRRRSDASTSKEESK
- the LOC102612471 gene encoding auxin-responsive protein SAUR77, translating into MKKINLLLRKCKSLSRQLGRSSSYSSLRSKSTRDEIWGDQQIMKHAGDENYATIFVGSRRKRYVINSKYLNHPLLNALIEKSKQKHGGEFILVKCEVVLFDHLLWMLENADPNLILDSLEELADLYAL